A genomic window from Pirellulaceae bacterium includes:
- a CDS encoding PQQ-like beta-propeller repeat protein, with product MIRQLNRIQLSAFILTAILPTLLHADLPRAAENYWHQWRGPEATGVSRTADPPLKWSEQENVKWRVPIEGSGSSSPIVWGDKTFLLTAINTGTVDPTLPKPEDQPKRVFGITHPNTVYRFVVMCLNRKTGEEIWRRTATERVPHEGHHHDNNYASASPTTDGKRLYCWFGSAGLFCYDLNGTKLWERDLGKASVGAILGEGCSPVLHDNRLAIVRDHSGQSTIHVLDGRTGTTLWKKNRAEPNAWSTPLAVNYQGSPQLITAASNRVRSYDLNDGELIWQCKGLTGNVIPCSVTENNVVYCMSGYEGFSLLAIKLSATGDISDTDTIHWRVDKGTPYIPSPLLYDGMLYYNQSNQAIITCLDSTTGNPILDRTRLSGPSTIYASPVGANNRIYFTGRNGTTVVIERSETFKVLATNRLEDQFVSSPALAGPQLLLRGNKYLYCLQE from the coding sequence ATGATTAGACAACTCAATCGCATTCAGCTGTCCGCGTTTATCCTGACGGCGATTCTCCCCACTCTTCTGCATGCTGACTTACCTCGGGCAGCGGAGAACTATTGGCACCAGTGGCGGGGTCCTGAGGCGACCGGCGTTTCACGCACCGCTGATCCACCTCTGAAATGGAGCGAGCAAGAAAATGTCAAATGGAGGGTACCGATCGAAGGTAGCGGCTCATCATCACCGATCGTTTGGGGCGACAAAACTTTCCTGCTGACTGCCATCAACACGGGAACGGTGGATCCCACCTTGCCGAAACCTGAAGATCAACCCAAGCGAGTATTCGGCATCACCCATCCGAACACAGTTTATCGTTTTGTGGTCATGTGCCTGAACCGAAAGACTGGCGAAGAGATTTGGCGAAGGACGGCCACCGAACGCGTGCCACACGAAGGACATCACCACGACAACAACTACGCTTCCGCTTCACCGACGACCGATGGCAAACGGCTGTATTGCTGGTTTGGTTCTGCGGGTTTGTTCTGTTACGACTTGAATGGCACCAAACTTTGGGAACGCGACCTAGGAAAAGCCTCGGTCGGCGCGATCCTCGGTGAAGGCTGTTCGCCTGTCCTTCATGACAATCGACTGGCGATCGTAAGAGACCATTCTGGTCAATCTACCATTCACGTCCTCGACGGTCGCACAGGGACGACACTCTGGAAAAAAAACCGAGCAGAGCCAAATGCCTGGTCAACACCCTTGGCCGTCAATTACCAGGGATCCCCGCAATTGATCACCGCTGCTTCGAATCGGGTCCGCAGCTACGATCTGAATGATGGCGAACTTATTTGGCAATGCAAGGGACTCACCGGAAATGTCATCCCCTGCTCCGTCACGGAAAACAATGTGGTCTATTGCATGAGTGGGTACGAAGGTTTTTCACTACTCGCCATAAAGCTTTCAGCAACAGGAGATATCAGCGACACAGACACCATCCACTGGAGAGTCGACAAAGGAACGCCTTACATTCCCTCTCCCCTACTCTACGACGGCATGCTTTATTACAACCAATCCAACCAAGCCATCATCACATGCCTGGACTCAACAACGGGAAACCCCATCCTTGACCGAACGCGACTATCCGGGCCGTCCACGATTTACGCATCACCGGTCGGCGCGAATAATCGCATCTATTTCACGGGTCGTAACGGTACAACGGTCGTGATCGAGCGATCGGAAACCTTCAAAGTGTTAGCCACTAACCGACTCGAAGATCAATTCGTTTCGTCCCCGGCACTGGCTGGCCCTCAGCTGCTTCTACGCGGCAATAAATACCTTTATTGCCTCCAAGAATAA
- a CDS encoding sulfatase-like hydrolase/transferase: MILRQTRFARQASLCCLFFAITIGTVIGGKTNHPNIVILLSDDLGYQDIGCYGGPVSTPALDELATTGIRFTDFYSGAAVCSPSRATLLTGRQHIRAGIYSWVHDHRQSSHLLSREVTLAERLKKNGYATAHFGKWHLGMPTSQFAKPTPDQHGFDDWFATANNANPSHHNPTNYVRNGQRIGRINGYSSQIVVDEAIRWLKIPHLPNQPFFLNIWFHEPHAPLAAPEEIVTKYGDTKDPAAIYSATIENMDRAIGRLLKQLKRLDEENNTLIIYSSDNGSYRADRVGNLRGTKGSNYEGGIRVPGIISWPGTLPAGQLEETPAGLVDILPTVCGLLGIATPQGVHLDGTDLSPLLKDNSHNLIRNQPLC; this comes from the coding sequence ATGATTCTCCGGCAAACCCGATTTGCGAGACAAGCATCACTGTGTTGCTTATTTTTCGCGATAACAATCGGCACGGTGATTGGGGGAAAGACGAATCACCCCAATATCGTAATTCTGCTCTCGGATGATCTGGGCTATCAAGACATCGGCTGCTACGGCGGACCGGTCAGCACTCCGGCACTCGATGAATTGGCGACAACCGGAATTCGTTTTACCGATTTCTATTCTGGCGCCGCTGTCTGCTCACCTTCACGTGCAACCTTGCTGACAGGTCGCCAGCACATTCGAGCTGGGATATACAGTTGGGTTCATGACCACCGACAATCGTCTCATTTGCTTAGCCGTGAGGTGACCCTGGCAGAACGGTTGAAAAAAAATGGTTATGCGACGGCACATTTTGGAAAATGGCATCTCGGCATGCCGACTTCGCAATTCGCAAAACCAACACCCGATCAACACGGTTTCGATGATTGGTTTGCAACAGCCAACAATGCAAATCCAAGTCATCACAATCCAACGAACTACGTACGCAACGGCCAACGCATCGGTCGAATCAACGGTTATTCAAGCCAAATTGTCGTTGACGAGGCGATCCGCTGGTTGAAAATACCCCACCTACCTAACCAACCGTTTTTCTTAAATATTTGGTTTCACGAACCGCATGCCCCGCTTGCGGCACCCGAAGAGATCGTCACCAAGTACGGCGACACCAAGGACCCTGCCGCAATTTATTCAGCCACCATCGAAAACATGGATCGAGCGATCGGTCGACTCCTCAAGCAGCTGAAACGTCTGGATGAAGAAAACAACACGCTAATTATTTACTCTTCCGATAACGGCAGCTACCGTGCTGACCGGGTCGGCAATTTACGCGGCACCAAGGGGTCGAATTACGAAGGTGGAATTCGCGTACCGGGAATCATATCTTGGCCCGGCACCCTCCCTGCCGGACAGCTTGAGGAAACACCGGCCGGGTTAGTCGACATTCTGCCCACCGTCTGCGGGCTACTAGGCATCGCCACACCGCAAGGGGTTCATTTGGATGGAACGGATCTTAGCCCTTTACTGAAAGACAACTCCCACAACCTCATTCGGAATCAACCACTTTGCTAG
- a CDS encoding sulfatase-like hydrolase/transferase — protein sequence MMKQTRLMFIVCLCFTATNSFADTTADRPNVIFLFADDQRADTIGAHGNSFIDTPHLDQLASDGFSFRRNYCAGSFSGAVCVASRAMLMTGRHWMRIPSKRVATDWKQLPLLPALLESEAGYRTFIVGKWHNGKATLQRAFSSGRSVYMGGMANHADFVVQDLNAGELTGKRDAGGFSSEVFADAAVDYIQNADPEQPFFLYVAFMAPHDPRNPPEEFRRRYYQKRPPLPKNFLPQHPFRNAPQATSGRDEGLAPWPRTREVISDQLCEYYGLVSHLDQQVGRVLDALKNSPHANNTYVVYTADHGLAMGSHGLLGKQNVYEQSMRCPLIIRGPAIPAGKSSNSFSYVHDMYATICGWTGIDSPNGVDARDLTPVMLGDVAEVRDSVFLPFQDNQRAVSDGRWKLHIYPRINHRLLFDLSADPDELSDLAGNEDFLAEEERMMALMESWRQRLGDEFPLHVANPLPKEVIYDNQKRSLDVWQPKWIRDKYFDGRDDPDHGPNRRAKSRP from the coding sequence ATGATGAAGCAGACTCGCCTAATGTTTATTGTTTGCCTCTGCTTTACGGCAACCAATAGCTTCGCCGACACGACAGCCGATCGTCCGAATGTAATTTTCCTGTTTGCCGATGATCAACGTGCCGATACGATCGGCGCGCACGGTAATTCATTCATCGATACACCTCATTTGGATCAACTGGCCTCTGATGGGTTTAGCTTTCGCCGGAATTATTGTGCGGGTTCATTTAGCGGTGCAGTTTGTGTTGCGAGTCGCGCGATGTTGATGACGGGCCGTCATTGGATGCGCATTCCCTCGAAGCGAGTTGCGACGGATTGGAAGCAGCTGCCTTTGCTGCCAGCCTTGTTGGAGTCCGAGGCGGGCTATCGCACTTTTATTGTGGGGAAGTGGCACAATGGAAAGGCGACGTTACAACGAGCGTTTTCTTCGGGCCGTTCCGTCTATATGGGAGGCATGGCGAACCACGCAGATTTTGTGGTGCAGGATCTGAATGCCGGGGAACTTACTGGCAAACGTGACGCCGGGGGGTTCTCGAGTGAAGTGTTTGCCGATGCGGCAGTGGACTATATTCAAAATGCCGACCCGGAACAGCCGTTCTTCCTTTACGTTGCCTTCATGGCACCGCATGACCCAAGAAACCCTCCGGAAGAATTTAGAAGACGTTACTATCAGAAACGTCCGCCACTTCCAAAGAATTTTCTGCCTCAGCATCCCTTTCGAAATGCTCCGCAGGCGACTAGCGGTCGAGATGAAGGACTTGCTCCCTGGCCTCGTACTCGAGAAGTGATCAGTGATCAACTTTGTGAGTACTACGGACTGGTTAGTCATCTCGATCAGCAAGTGGGGCGAGTGCTTGACGCCTTAAAGAATAGCCCTCATGCGAATAACACTTACGTGGTCTACACGGCTGATCACGGACTTGCGATGGGGAGCCATGGGTTGCTCGGCAAGCAAAATGTGTATGAACAAAGCATGCGTTGCCCGCTGATTATTCGCGGGCCAGCGATCCCCGCAGGGAAGTCGTCGAATTCCTTTAGTTATGTGCACGATATGTATGCCACCATTTGTGGATGGACTGGGATAGACTCACCCAATGGCGTGGATGCACGCGATTTGACACCGGTGATGTTAGGAGATGTCGCCGAAGTTCGTGATTCGGTCTTTTTGCCATTTCAGGACAATCAACGGGCCGTTTCCGACGGCAGGTGGAAGCTTCATATCTATCCTCGCATTAACCATCGACTGCTGTTTGATTTATCCGCCGATCCGGATGAGCTGAGCGACTTGGCTGGTAATGAAGACTTTCTTGCAGAGGAAGAACGTATGATGGCTTTGATGGAATCCTGGCGTCAGCGGTTGGGCGACGAGTTTCCATTGCACGTGGCTAATCCCTTGCCAAAAGAAGTGATTTACGACAATCAAAAACGGAGTCTGGATGTTTGGCAGCCAAAATGGATACGCGACAAATACTTTGATGGGCGTGACGATCCTGACCATGGCCCCAACCGTCGCGCCAAATCTCGTCCGTGA
- a CDS encoding DUF1552 domain-containing protein: MNSISQNHRRDFLRQLGVSTAALPFLSGLPSLFAADNQQRLPAKRLVIMFSPNGTLPDDFWPHEFGAERPLQLKPMLEALAPYQDQTLVLKGVNNRIRGDGDNHMRGMSCLLTAAELNPGNIQGGSNNPAGWASGISIDQEVSNHFQSQPETRTRFGSLEFGVAVPNRADPWTRMSYAGSDQPIAPINNPSQMFQKLYGSSQELKTVASVLDLVRDDLRRTQNRLASEDRTLLEQHLQHVSQLERDIDAAQDQRELIHPEPEINPEIEVVNDNTPEISRMQIDLLVNALANDMTRVATLQFMRSVGQARMRWLDVSEGHHSLSHEPDGNQDAQQKLKRINHWFATELAYLAGKLAAIPEPGRPNETMLENTQIVWVNELGKGNSHTLSNIPFLLIGGGAGFKTNRAIDCGKSAHNQLWLSLAHGLGHQQLTTFGDERHCADGPLKLS; encoded by the coding sequence ATGAATTCCATCAGCCAAAACCACCGCCGCGATTTCCTCCGACAGCTCGGCGTCAGCACAGCAGCTCTTCCTTTTCTCTCAGGACTCCCCAGCCTTTTCGCCGCCGATAACCAACAACGTCTTCCCGCAAAACGATTGGTGATCATGTTTTCGCCAAACGGAACCCTGCCGGACGACTTTTGGCCTCATGAATTCGGAGCCGAACGTCCACTGCAATTGAAGCCCATGTTGGAAGCACTCGCGCCCTACCAAGATCAGACATTGGTCCTGAAAGGCGTCAACAATCGAATTCGCGGCGACGGCGACAATCACATGCGTGGGATGTCCTGCCTATTGACCGCGGCCGAACTTAATCCCGGCAATATCCAAGGCGGATCTAATAATCCGGCTGGTTGGGCGAGCGGTATCTCCATCGATCAAGAGGTAAGCAACCATTTCCAGTCACAACCGGAAACACGGACCCGTTTCGGCTCCCTCGAATTTGGAGTCGCGGTCCCCAACCGAGCCGATCCGTGGACGAGAATGAGCTACGCGGGCAGCGATCAACCCATCGCGCCAATCAACAACCCAAGCCAGATGTTCCAAAAGCTCTACGGCAGCAGCCAAGAGCTGAAGACGGTGGCCAGCGTGCTGGACCTGGTGCGTGACGATCTACGGCGCACCCAAAATCGCTTGGCATCCGAGGACCGCACGCTGCTCGAACAACATTTACAACACGTAAGCCAATTAGAACGCGACATCGACGCTGCTCAAGACCAACGTGAGCTTATCCATCCAGAGCCGGAAATCAATCCGGAAATTGAGGTCGTGAATGACAACACCCCTGAAATCAGCCGAATGCAAATTGACTTGCTAGTCAACGCGTTAGCCAATGACATGACCCGAGTCGCCACCCTTCAATTTATGCGTTCCGTTGGCCAGGCAAGAATGCGATGGCTGGACGTTTCTGAAGGACACCATTCGTTGTCGCACGAACCGGACGGTAATCAGGATGCCCAACAAAAACTGAAACGAATCAATCATTGGTTCGCCACCGAGCTGGCCTACTTGGCCGGAAAACTCGCAGCGATTCCCGAGCCAGGGCGTCCCAACGAAACGATGTTGGAGAACACACAAATCGTCTGGGTCAACGAACTTGGCAAGGGAAACTCACATACGCTTTCCAACATCCCCTTCCTACTAATCGGCGGGGGCGCAGGATTCAAAACCAATCGAGCGATCGATTGTGGGAAAAGCGCCCACAACCAACTGTGGCTCTCTTTAGCACACGGACTCGGCCACCAACAACTGACGACCTTTGGTGATGAGCGTCATTGTGCCGATGGTCCTCTCAAGCTCTCCTGA